One Mycolicibacterium fallax genomic window, CGGGGTCACCCTCGGCGGCCACAACCCGGCGGTACCCGGCGGCGCACCCGCGCAGATCCAGGGCAGCGGCCAGACCTACGGCGCCGAGTTGGTGCTGGCCCGCGCCCACCACGGCTCGGTGTCCAAGGAAACCCGCGCCGAGGTGGAGGAATCCCTCAAACGCGGCAGCCTGCGCGCCGTCGTCGCCACCTCCAGCCTGGAGCTCGGGATCGACATGGGCGCGGTCGATCTGGTCATCCAGGTGGGCTCGCCGCCATCGGTGGCCAGCGGCCTGCAGCGCATCGGGCGGGCCGGCCACCAGGTCGGCGAGATCAGCCGCGGTGTGCTGTTCCCCCGGTTCCGCAGCGATCTGATCGGCTGCGCGGTCACCGTCGAGCGCATGCGGGCCGGGCGGATCGAGACCCTCACCGTGCCGTCGAACCCGCTCGACGTGCTGGCCCAGCACACCGTCGCCGCCTGCGCGCTGGAGCAGCTCAACGCCGACGACTGGTTCGACACGGTGCGCCGCAGCGCGCCGTTTGCGGCGTTGCCGCGCAGCGCGTTTGAGGCCACCCTGGACCTGCTTTCGGGTAAGTACCCGTCCACCGAGTTCGCCGAACTGCGGCCGCGGATCGTCTACGACCGGGACACCGCGACCCTGACCGGCCGGCCGGGGGCGCAGCGACTGGCGGTGACCTCCGGCGGCGCGATCCCCGACCGTGGCCAGTTCACCGTGTACCTGTCCGGCTCCGACGTCGAAAAGCCCACCCGGGTCGGCGAACTCGACGAGGAGATGGTCTACGAGTCCCGGCCCGGGGACGTCATCTCGCTGGGCGCCACCAGCTGGCGGATCACCGAGATCACCCACGATCGGGTGCTGGTGCTGCCGGCTCCGGGTGCCCCGGCCCGGCTGCCGTTCTGGCGCGGCGACAACGTCGGTCGGCCCGCCGAGCTGGGTGCCGCGGTCGGCGCATTCACCACTGAGCTGGCCGGCCTGGAACCCGGCGACTTCGAGGCACGCTGCGCGGCAATCCGTTTCGACGACTACGCCACCGAAAATCTGCGCCGGCTGTTGGAGGAGCAGCGCGCCGCGACCGGCGCGGTTCCCGGGGACCGCACCCTGGTGGTGGAACGGTTCCGCGATGAGCTCGGCGACTGGCGGATCATCCTGCACTCCCCCTACGGCCTGGGCGTGCACGGTCCGCTGGCGCTGGCCATCGGCCGCCGGCTGCGGGATCGCTACGGCATCGACGAGAAGCCGACCGCCTCCGACGACGGCATCATCGTCCGACTGCCCGACAGCACCGCGCAAACCCCGCCCGGGGCTGAGCTTTTCGTGTTCGACGCCGACGAGATCGAGCCCGTGGTGACCGCCGAGGTGGGCGGCTCGGCACTGTTCGCCGCCCGGTTCCGCGAGTGCGCCGCCCGCGCGCTGCTGCTGCCGCGGCGCCACCCGGGCAAACGCTCCCCGCTGTGGCATCAGCGCCAGCGGGCCGCGCAGCTGCTCGACGTGGCCCGGCGCTACCCCGACTTCCCGATCGTGCTGGAGACGGTCCGCGAGTGCCTGCAGGACGTCTACGACGTGCCCGCGCTGACCGCGCTGATGCGCGACGTCGCCGGGCGCCGAATCCGCGTCGTCGAGGTGGAAACCGGCAGCCCGTCCCCGTTCGCCGCGGCGCTGCTGTTCGGCTACGTCGGGGCGTTCATGTACGAGGGCGACAGCCCGCTGGCCGAACGCCGCGCCGCCGCACTGGCACTGGACACCACGCTGCTGGCCGAGCTGCTCGGCCGGGTGGAGTTGCGCGAGCTGCTCGATCCCGACGTCATCGCGAGCACCGGCGCCGCGCTGCAGCATCTTGATCCCGACCGGGCCGCCCGCGATGCCGAGGGGGTGGCCGACCTGCTGCGGATGCTCGGCCCGCTGACCAGCGCCGAAGTCGCCGCGCGCGCCGCCGCGGACCCCGCCGGCTGGCTGGGCGAACTGCACCGGGCGCGGCGGGTGCTGGCGGTCAATTACGCCGGGGCGCAGTGGTGGACCGCGATCGAGGACATCGGCCGGTTGCGCGACGGCGTCGGGGTCGCCGTCCCGCCCGGGGTGCCGGCCGAATTCACCGACCCGGTCACCGACCCGCTCGGCGAGCTGCTCGGCCGCTACGCCCGCACCCGGGCACCGTTCTGCACGGCCGACGCGGCCGCCCGATTCGGGCTGGGCCTGCGGGTCGCCGGGGACGTGCTGGCCCGGCTGGCCGTCGACGGCCGGCTGATCCGCGGCGAATTCACCGACGCCCCAACCGATTCCCCGGGCGCCGAGCAGTGGTGCGACGCCGGGGTGCTGCGGGTGCTGCGGCGCCGCTCGCTGGCCGCGCTGCGGGCCCAGATCGAGCCGGTCTCCACCGCCGCCTACGCCCGCTTCCTGCCGGCCTGGCAGCAGTTCGGTGCCGGCTCCGGGCCCGACGGGCTGCTGGCGGTGATCGATCAGCTGGCCGGGGTGCC contains:
- a CDS encoding ATP-dependent helicase, producing MDRSPDPLARFSPLTREWFAGTFAAPTAAQAQAWDAIADGENTLVIAPTGSGKTLAAFLWAVDRLAAPAAPEAHEPAAHERAAPATRVLYISPLKALAVDVERNLRTPLAGIARTAARHGLPAPEITVGVRSGDTPPHRRRELVTRPPDILITTPESLFLMLTSAARSTLSGVSTVIVDEVHAVAGTKRGTHLALSLERLDALLERPAQRIGLSATVRPPEEVARFLSGARPARIVAPPAAKTFELDVVVPVPDMTDLDGGSLWPDVEARIVDLIETHNSSIVFANSRRLAERLTARINEIHAERSGVTLGGHNPAVPGGAPAQIQGSGQTYGAELVLARAHHGSVSKETRAEVEESLKRGSLRAVVATSSLELGIDMGAVDLVIQVGSPPSVASGLQRIGRAGHQVGEISRGVLFPRFRSDLIGCAVTVERMRAGRIETLTVPSNPLDVLAQHTVAACALEQLNADDWFDTVRRSAPFAALPRSAFEATLDLLSGKYPSTEFAELRPRIVYDRDTATLTGRPGAQRLAVTSGGAIPDRGQFTVYLSGSDVEKPTRVGELDEEMVYESRPGDVISLGATSWRITEITHDRVLVLPAPGAPARLPFWRGDNVGRPAELGAAVGAFTTELAGLEPGDFEARCAAIRFDDYATENLRRLLEEQRAATGAVPGDRTLVVERFRDELGDWRIILHSPYGLGVHGPLALAIGRRLRDRYGIDEKPTASDDGIIVRLPDSTAQTPPGAELFVFDADEIEPVVTAEVGGSALFAARFRECAARALLLPRRHPGKRSPLWHQRQRAAQLLDVARRYPDFPIVLETVRECLQDVYDVPALTALMRDVAGRRIRVVEVETGSPSPFAAALLFGYVGAFMYEGDSPLAERRAAALALDTTLLAELLGRVELRELLDPDVIASTGAALQHLDPDRAARDAEGVADLLRMLGPLTSAEVAARAAADPAGWLGELHRARRVLAVNYAGAQWWTAIEDIGRLRDGVGVAVPPGVPAEFTDPVTDPLGELLGRYARTRAPFCTADAAARFGLGLRVAGDVLARLAVDGRLIRGEFTDAPTDSPGAEQWCDAGVLRVLRRRSLAALRAQIEPVSTAAYARFLPAWQQFGAGSGPDGLLAVIDQLAGVPLAASAVEPLIFGQRVRDYSAAMLDELLASGEVLWSGAGALPGGDGWVAFHPADTAPATLAAPAELDLSPAHTAILAALAGGGAYFFRQLEAGVLDAAVPKEEATEALWQLIWSGRVTGDTFAPVRARLLGPARRPRPGTPGRRRPARPSRFGQLGAHPRSVDPTVAGRWSALPEPAPDSTAGMALLADLLLARHGVLTRGAATAEQVPGGFAMLYKVLTALEEAGGCQRGYFVESLGGAQFASAATVDRLRGFADPLEPAAGPPTGLVLAATDPANPYGAALGWPSRPDQADGAHRPGRRAGALVVLVDGELVWFLERGGKSLLSFPADPAALTVAAEALARLVGEHRIGGLLVQRIDGVSALDARGPDPAALVEAGFARTPRGLRLRS